The following are from one region of the Prionailurus bengalensis isolate Pbe53 chromosome A2, Fcat_Pben_1.1_paternal_pri, whole genome shotgun sequence genome:
- the TADA3 gene encoding transcriptional adapter 3 isoform X1, which translates to MSELKDCPLQFHDFKSVDHLKVCPRYTAVLARSEDDGIGIEELDTLQLELETLLSSASRRLRVLEAETQILTDWQDKKGDRRFLKLGRDHELGAPPKHGKPKKQKLEGKAGHGPGPGPGRPKSKNLQPKIQEYEFTDDPIDVPRIPKNDAPNRFWASVEPYCADITSEEVRTLEELLKPPEDEAEHYKIPPLGKHYSQRWAQEDLLEEQKDGARAAAVADKKKGLMGPLTELDTKDVDALLKKSEAQHEQPEDGCPFGALTQRLLQALVEENIISPMEDSPIPDMSGKESGADGASTSPRNQNKPFSVPHTKSLESRIKEELIAQGLLESEDRPAEDSEDEVLAELRKRQAELKALSAHNRTKKHDLLRLAKEEVSRQELRQRVRMADNEVMDAFRKIMAARQKKRTPTKKEKDQAWKTLKERESILKLLDG; encoded by the exons ATGAGTGAACTGAAGGACTGCCCCTTGCAGTTCCATGACTTCAAGTCTGTGGACCACCTGAAGGTTTGTCCACGCTACACGGCAGTGCTGGCCCGCTCTGAGGATGATGGCATCGGCATTGAGGAGCTGGACACTCTGCAGCTGGAGCTTGAGACCCTACTTTCCTCTGCCAGCCGGCGCCTACGGGTTCTCGAGGCTGAAACCCAG ATCCTCACTGACTGGCAAGATAAGAAAGGTGATCGCCGATTCCTGAAGCTGGGTCGAGACCATGAGCTTGGAGCTCCCCCCAAACATGGGAAGCCGAAGAAGCAGAAACTGGAAGGAAAAGCAGGACAtgggcctggccctggccccGGACGGCCCAAATCCAAAAACCTTCAGCCCAAGATCCAGGAATATGAATTCACTGATGACCCAATTGATGTGCCACGGATCCCCAAGAATGATGCGCCCAACAG GTTCTGGGCTTCGGTGGAGCCCTACTGTGCTGATATTACCAGTGAGGAGGTACGCACACTAGAAGAACTACTGAAACCACCAGAAGATGAAGCTGAACATTACAAG ATCCCACCCTTGGGGAAGCACTACTCCCAACGCTGGGCACAGGAGGACCTGCTGGAGGAACAGAAGGATGGGGCCCGGGCAGCAGCCGTGGCAGACAAGAAGAAAGGCCTTATGGGGCCACTGACCGAACTGGACACTAAAG ATGTGGATGCCCTGCTGAAGAAATCTGAGGCCCAGCATGAACAGCCCGAAGATGGGTGCCCCTTTGGTGCTCTGACACAGCGCCTCCTACAGGCCCTGGTGGAG gaaaatattatttcccCTATGGAGGACTCTCCTATTCCTGACATGTCTGGGAAAGAATCAGGGGCCGACGGGGCAAGCACCTCTCCCCGCAATCAGAACAAGCCCTTCAG TGTACCACATACCAAGTCCCTGGAGAGCCGCATCAAGGAGGAGCTGATCGCCCAGGGTCTGCTGGAGTCTGAGGACCGCCCCGCAGAGGACTCGGAAGATGAGGTCCTCGCAGAGCTGCGCAAACGGCAGGCCGAGCTGAAGGCGCTCAGTGCCCACAACCGCACCAAAAAGCATGACCTGCTGAG GCTGGCAAAGGAGGAAGTAAGCCGGCAGGAGCTGAGACAGCGGGTCCGCATGGCAGACAATGAGGTCATGGATGCCTTCCGGAAGATCATGGCTGCCCGGCAGAAGAAGCGGACCCCCACCAAGAAGGAGAAGGACCAGGCTTGGAAGACTCTGAAGGAACGTGAGAGCATCCTAAAGCTGCTGGATGGGTAG
- the TADA3 gene encoding transcriptional adapter 3 isoform X2, with product MSELKDCPLQFHDFKSVDHLKVCPRYTAVLARSEDDGIGIEELDTLQLELETLLSSASRRLRVLEAETQILTDWQDKKGDRRFLKLGRDHELGAPPKHGKPKKQKLEGKAGHGPGPGPGRPKSKNLQPKIQEYEFTDDPIDVPRIPKNDAPNRFWASVEPYCADITSEEVRTLEELLKPPEDEAEHYKIPPLGKHYSQRWAQEDLLEEQKDGARAAAVADKKKGLMGPLTELDTKDVDALLKKSEAQHEQPEDGCPFGALTQRLLQALVEENIISPMEDSPIPDMSGKESGADGASTSPRNQNKPFRLAKEEVSRQELRQRVRMADNEVMDAFRKIMAARQKKRTPTKKEKDQAWKTLKERESILKLLDG from the exons ATGAGTGAACTGAAGGACTGCCCCTTGCAGTTCCATGACTTCAAGTCTGTGGACCACCTGAAGGTTTGTCCACGCTACACGGCAGTGCTGGCCCGCTCTGAGGATGATGGCATCGGCATTGAGGAGCTGGACACTCTGCAGCTGGAGCTTGAGACCCTACTTTCCTCTGCCAGCCGGCGCCTACGGGTTCTCGAGGCTGAAACCCAG ATCCTCACTGACTGGCAAGATAAGAAAGGTGATCGCCGATTCCTGAAGCTGGGTCGAGACCATGAGCTTGGAGCTCCCCCCAAACATGGGAAGCCGAAGAAGCAGAAACTGGAAGGAAAAGCAGGACAtgggcctggccctggccccGGACGGCCCAAATCCAAAAACCTTCAGCCCAAGATCCAGGAATATGAATTCACTGATGACCCAATTGATGTGCCACGGATCCCCAAGAATGATGCGCCCAACAG GTTCTGGGCTTCGGTGGAGCCCTACTGTGCTGATATTACCAGTGAGGAGGTACGCACACTAGAAGAACTACTGAAACCACCAGAAGATGAAGCTGAACATTACAAG ATCCCACCCTTGGGGAAGCACTACTCCCAACGCTGGGCACAGGAGGACCTGCTGGAGGAACAGAAGGATGGGGCCCGGGCAGCAGCCGTGGCAGACAAGAAGAAAGGCCTTATGGGGCCACTGACCGAACTGGACACTAAAG ATGTGGATGCCCTGCTGAAGAAATCTGAGGCCCAGCATGAACAGCCCGAAGATGGGTGCCCCTTTGGTGCTCTGACACAGCGCCTCCTACAGGCCCTGGTGGAG gaaaatattatttcccCTATGGAGGACTCTCCTATTCCTGACATGTCTGGGAAAGAATCAGGGGCCGACGGGGCAAGCACCTCTCCCCGCAATCAGAACAAGCCCTTCAG GCTGGCAAAGGAGGAAGTAAGCCGGCAGGAGCTGAGACAGCGGGTCCGCATGGCAGACAATGAGGTCATGGATGCCTTCCGGAAGATCATGGCTGCCCGGCAGAAGAAGCGGACCCCCACCAAGAAGGAGAAGGACCAGGCTTGGAAGACTCTGAAGGAACGTGAGAGCATCCTAAAGCTGCTGGATGGGTAG